The Castanea sativa cultivar Marrone di Chiusa Pesio chromosome 11, ASM4071231v1 genome contains a region encoding:
- the LOC142617298 gene encoding 3-phosphoinositide-dependent protein kinase 1-like, with the protein MLAMEKDFDSKLKLQATSSNGGNVQKSKSFAFRAPQENFTVQDFELGKIYGVGSYSKVVRAKKRDTGIVYALKIMDKKFITKENKTAYVKLERIVLDQLDHPAIVRLYFTFQDTFSLYMALESCEGGELFDQITRKGRLSEDEARFYAAEVVDGLEYIHSLGLIHRDIKPENLLLTSDGHIKIADFGSVKPMQDSQITVLPNAASDDKACTFVGTAAYVPPEVLNSSPATFGNDLWALGCTLYQMLSGTSPFKDASEWLIFQRIIARDIRFPDHFSEEAKDLIDRLLDLDPSRRPGAGPDGYVVLKMHPFFKGIDWKNLRGHTPPKLALERGVPSSEGEDVQDSSWNPSHIGDGSDRQADGNCGAASSSEGSGHITRLASIDSFDSKWQQFLDPGESVLMISMVKKIQKLTSKKVQLILTNKPKLIYVDPSKLIVKGNIIWSDNPNDLNIQVSSPSNFKICTPKKVMSFEDTKQRAWQWKKAIEGLQNR; encoded by the exons atgttGGCAATGGAGAAGGATTTTGATTCAAAGTTGAAACTTCAGGCCACTTCTTCCAATGGTGGGAATGTACAGAAATCCAAGAGCTTTGCTTTTAGGGCACCCCAGGAAAATTTTACTGTTCAGGATTTTGAATTGGGCAAGATCTATGGCGTTGGTTCCTATTCCaag GTTGTTAGGGCAAAGAAAAGGGACACGGGAATTGTGTATGCATTGAAGATCATGGACAAAAAATTCAttaccaaagaaaataaaacagcTTATGTGAAGTTGGAGCGCATTGTACTTGATCAATTGGATCATCCTGCCATTGTGCGGCTATATTTTACATTTCAAGATACTTTTTCACTGT ACATGGCACTTGAATCCTGTGAAGGTGGAGAACTGTTTGATCAAATAACCAGG AAAGGTCGTTTGTCAGAGGATGAAGCTCGCTTCTATGCAGCAGAAGTTGTGGATGGACTTGAATACATACATAGTCTGGGCTTGATACATCGTGATATTAAG CCTGAGAACTTGCTTCTTACTTCGGATGGACATATTAAAATTGCCGATTTTGGGAGTGTGAAGCCTATGCAGGATAGCCAAATTACAGTCCTTCCAAATGCTGCATCAG ATGATAAGGCCTGCACGTTTGTGGGGACAGCTGCATATGTCCCTCCAGAAGTTCTCAATTCTTCTCCTGCAACATTTGG AAATGACCTCTGGGCACTTGGCTGCACCTTGTACCAAATGCTTTCAGGAACTTCTCCTTTCAAAGATGCAAGTGAATGGCTTATTTTCCAAAGAATTATAGCCAGAGATATTAGATTTCCAGATCACTTTTCAGAAGAGGCAAAAGATCTCATTGACCGTTTATTG GATTTAGATCCCAGCAGGAGACCTGGTGCTGGACCTGATGGATATGTGGTACTCAAGATGCATCCCTTTTTCAAGGGCATTGACTGGAAGAACTTAAGAGGGCACACCCCTCCAAAACTTGCTCTGGAACGAGGG gtTCCCTCAAGTGAGGGCGAGGATGTTCAAGATTCATCATGGAACCCCTCACACATTGGGGATGGTTCAGACAGACAAGCAGATGGGAACTGTGGTGCTGCTTCATCATCTGAAGGGTCTGGCCATATAACTAGGCTTGCTTCAATTGACTCATTTGATTCGAAATG GCAACAGTTCCTAGATCCAGGGGAATCTGTTCTTATGATCTCAATGGTGAAGAAAATACAGAAATTAACTAGCAAGAAGGTGCAGCTTATCCTCACTAACAAGCCAAAATTGATTTATGTGGACCCTTCAAAGCTGATTGTGAAGGGAAACATAATTTGGTCAGACAATCCTAATGACCTCAACATCCAAGTCTCAAGTCCTTCAAATTTCAAGATTTGCACA